The following coding sequences are from one Strigops habroptila isolate Jane chromosome 18, bStrHab1.2.pri, whole genome shotgun sequence window:
- the ETV7 gene encoding transcription factor ETV7 isoform X3 yields the protein MQGKAAISSPSSVITASIPAPLQARHPPTSEGEIFTLPGRLRIQPSLWSKDDVIHWLRWAETEFSLRPADESKFEMNGKALCILTKDDFRYRAPSSGDVLYEILQYIKTQRRALVCSPLLNSPFREARSTEKGTGCSAEAAPIAVSSCLGCAEQPMSCSYEGPLNLSYHSSEGSCRADAICSFPTTLSAPVDGRIADCRLLWDYVYQLLSDSRYEPYIKWEDKEAKIFRVVNPSGLAQLWGNHKNRMNMTYEKMSRALRHYYKLNIIRKEPGQKLLFRFLKTPGEIIHEKSSKLEQLESEDQEDLKEDPLEVSP from the exons ATGCAG GGTAAAGCAGCCATCAGCTCTCCCAGCTCTGTTATCACAGCTTCGATACCAGCTCCACTCCAGGCCAGGCACCCACCCACCAGTGAGGGAGAGATCTTCACACTTCCAGGCAGGCTGA GAATCCAGCCCTCCCTGTGGAGCAAGGACGACGTGATCCACTGGCTAAGATGGGCTGAGACAGAGTTTTCCCTTCGGCCAGCTGATGAAAGCAAGTTTGAAATGAACGGCAAAGCCCTGTGCATCCTCACCAAGGATGACTTCAGATATCGAGCTCCGAGCTCAG GTGATGTGCTATACGAAATACTCCAGTACATAAAGACTCAACGCAGAGCTCTGGTGTGCAGCCCTTTGCTGAACTCACCCTTCAGAGAAGCCAGGAGCACAGAGAAAG ggACAGGCTGTAGTGCTGAGGCTGCTCCAATTGCTGTTTCCTCCTGCCTGGGTTGTGCAGAACAGCCCATGTCCTGCAGCTATGAAGGGCCACTGAACCTCTCCTATCACAGCTCAGAGGGCAGCTGCAGGGCAGATGCCATCTGCTCTTTTCCTACAACCCTGTCAGCCCCAGTGGATGGGAGAATTGCAG ACTGCAGGTTGCTGTGGGATTATGTGTACCAGCTCCTCTCCGACAGCCGCTATGAGCCTTACATCAAGTGGGAAGATAAGGAAGCCAAGATCTTCCGGGTTGTGAACCCAAGTGGGCttgcccagctctggggcaaccACAAG AACCGGATGAACATGACATACGAGAAGATGTCACGAGCGCTCAGACATTACTACAAACTCAACATCATCAGAAAGGAGCCAGGGCAGAAGCTGTTGTTCAG GTTTTTGAAGACTCCTGGGGAGATCATCCATGAGAAATCCAGtaagctggagcagctggagagcGAGGACCAGGAAGACTTGAAAGAAGACCCACTAGAGGTTTCACCCTAG
- the ETV7 gene encoding transcription factor ETV7 isoform X1, producing MRSQMDLLWWRHIQSKGRTRAGNSPCTDVFDLFSQGKAAISSPSSVITASIPAPLQARHPPTSEGEIFTLPGRLRIQPSLWSKDDVIHWLRWAETEFSLRPADESKFEMNGKALCILTKDDFRYRAPSSGDVLYEILQYIKTQRRALVCSPLLNSPFREARSTEKGTGCSAEAAPIAVSSCLGCAEQPMSCSYEGPLNLSYHSSEGSCRADAICSFPTTLSAPVDGRIADCRLLWDYVYQLLSDSRYEPYIKWEDKEAKIFRVVNPSGLAQLWGNHKNRMNMTYEKMSRALRHYYKLNIIRKEPGQKLLFRFLKTPGEIIHEKSSKLEQLESEDQEDLKEDPLEVSP from the exons ATGAGAAGCCAGATGGATTTACTGTGGTGGAGGCATATCCAAAGCAAAGGCAGGACCAGAGCTGGGAATTCCCCCTGCACTGATGTGTTTGATCTCTTTTCCCAGGGTAAAGCAGCCATCAGCTCTCCCAGCTCTGTTATCACAGCTTCGATACCAGCTCCACTCCAGGCCAGGCACCCACCCACCAGTGAGGGAGAGATCTTCACACTTCCAGGCAGGCTGA GAATCCAGCCCTCCCTGTGGAGCAAGGACGACGTGATCCACTGGCTAAGATGGGCTGAGACAGAGTTTTCCCTTCGGCCAGCTGATGAAAGCAAGTTTGAAATGAACGGCAAAGCCCTGTGCATCCTCACCAAGGATGACTTCAGATATCGAGCTCCGAGCTCAG GTGATGTGCTATACGAAATACTCCAGTACATAAAGACTCAACGCAGAGCTCTGGTGTGCAGCCCTTTGCTGAACTCACCCTTCAGAGAAGCCAGGAGCACAGAGAAAG ggACAGGCTGTAGTGCTGAGGCTGCTCCAATTGCTGTTTCCTCCTGCCTGGGTTGTGCAGAACAGCCCATGTCCTGCAGCTATGAAGGGCCACTGAACCTCTCCTATCACAGCTCAGAGGGCAGCTGCAGGGCAGATGCCATCTGCTCTTTTCCTACAACCCTGTCAGCCCCAGTGGATGGGAGAATTGCAG ACTGCAGGTTGCTGTGGGATTATGTGTACCAGCTCCTCTCCGACAGCCGCTATGAGCCTTACATCAAGTGGGAAGATAAGGAAGCCAAGATCTTCCGGGTTGTGAACCCAAGTGGGCttgcccagctctggggcaaccACAAG AACCGGATGAACATGACATACGAGAAGATGTCACGAGCGCTCAGACATTACTACAAACTCAACATCATCAGAAAGGAGCCAGGGCAGAAGCTGTTGTTCAG GTTTTTGAAGACTCCTGGGGAGATCATCCATGAGAAATCCAGtaagctggagcagctggagagcGAGGACCAGGAAGACTTGAAAGAAGACCCACTAGAGGTTTCACCCTAG
- the ETV7 gene encoding transcription factor ETV7 isoform X2, translated as MRSQMDLLWWRHIQSKGRTRAGNSPCTDVFDLFSQGKAAISSPSSVITASIPAPLQARHPPTSEGEIFTLPGRLRIQPSLWSKDDVIHWLRWAETEFSLRPADESKFEMNGKALCILTKDDFRYRAPSSGDVLYEILQYIKTQRRALVCSPLLNSPFREARSTEKGTGCSAEAAPIAVSSCLGCAEQPMSCSYEGPLNLSYHSSEGSCRADAICSFPTTLSAPVDGRIADCRLLWDYVYQLLSDSRYEPYIKWEDKEAKIFRVVNPSGLAQLWGNHKNRMNMTYEKMSRALRHYYKLNIIRKEPGQKLLFSHSKTVLQVFEDSWGDHP; from the exons ATGAGAAGCCAGATGGATTTACTGTGGTGGAGGCATATCCAAAGCAAAGGCAGGACCAGAGCTGGGAATTCCCCCTGCACTGATGTGTTTGATCTCTTTTCCCAGGGTAAAGCAGCCATCAGCTCTCCCAGCTCTGTTATCACAGCTTCGATACCAGCTCCACTCCAGGCCAGGCACCCACCCACCAGTGAGGGAGAGATCTTCACACTTCCAGGCAGGCTGA GAATCCAGCCCTCCCTGTGGAGCAAGGACGACGTGATCCACTGGCTAAGATGGGCTGAGACAGAGTTTTCCCTTCGGCCAGCTGATGAAAGCAAGTTTGAAATGAACGGCAAAGCCCTGTGCATCCTCACCAAGGATGACTTCAGATATCGAGCTCCGAGCTCAG GTGATGTGCTATACGAAATACTCCAGTACATAAAGACTCAACGCAGAGCTCTGGTGTGCAGCCCTTTGCTGAACTCACCCTTCAGAGAAGCCAGGAGCACAGAGAAAG ggACAGGCTGTAGTGCTGAGGCTGCTCCAATTGCTGTTTCCTCCTGCCTGGGTTGTGCAGAACAGCCCATGTCCTGCAGCTATGAAGGGCCACTGAACCTCTCCTATCACAGCTCAGAGGGCAGCTGCAGGGCAGATGCCATCTGCTCTTTTCCTACAACCCTGTCAGCCCCAGTGGATGGGAGAATTGCAG ACTGCAGGTTGCTGTGGGATTATGTGTACCAGCTCCTCTCCGACAGCCGCTATGAGCCTTACATCAAGTGGGAAGATAAGGAAGCCAAGATCTTCCGGGTTGTGAACCCAAGTGGGCttgcccagctctggggcaaccACAAG AACCGGATGAACATGACATACGAGAAGATGTCACGAGCGCTCAGACATTACTACAAACTCAACATCATCAGAAAGGAGCCAGGGCAGAAGCTGTTGTTCAG CCATTCAAAAACTGTATTACAGGTTTTTGAAGACTCCTGGGGAGATCATCCATGA
- the ETV7 gene encoding transcription factor ETV7 isoform X5, giving the protein MRSQMDLLWWRHIQSKGRTRAGNSPCTDVFDLFSQGKAAISSPSSVITASIPAPLQARHPPTSEGEIFTLPGRLSDVLYEILQYIKTQRRALVCSPLLNSPFREARSTEKGTGCSAEAAPIAVSSCLGCAEQPMSCSYEGPLNLSYHSSEGSCRADAICSFPTTLSAPVDGRIADCRLLWDYVYQLLSDSRYEPYIKWEDKEAKIFRVVNPSGLAQLWGNHKNRMNMTYEKMSRALRHYYKLNIIRKEPGQKLLFRFLKTPGEIIHEKSSKLEQLESEDQEDLKEDPLEVSP; this is encoded by the exons ATGAGAAGCCAGATGGATTTACTGTGGTGGAGGCATATCCAAAGCAAAGGCAGGACCAGAGCTGGGAATTCCCCCTGCACTGATGTGTTTGATCTCTTTTCCCAGGGTAAAGCAGCCATCAGCTCTCCCAGCTCTGTTATCACAGCTTCGATACCAGCTCCACTCCAGGCCAGGCACCCACCCACCAGTGAGGGAGAGATCTTCACACTTCCAGGCAGGCTGA GTGATGTGCTATACGAAATACTCCAGTACATAAAGACTCAACGCAGAGCTCTGGTGTGCAGCCCTTTGCTGAACTCACCCTTCAGAGAAGCCAGGAGCACAGAGAAAG ggACAGGCTGTAGTGCTGAGGCTGCTCCAATTGCTGTTTCCTCCTGCCTGGGTTGTGCAGAACAGCCCATGTCCTGCAGCTATGAAGGGCCACTGAACCTCTCCTATCACAGCTCAGAGGGCAGCTGCAGGGCAGATGCCATCTGCTCTTTTCCTACAACCCTGTCAGCCCCAGTGGATGGGAGAATTGCAG ACTGCAGGTTGCTGTGGGATTATGTGTACCAGCTCCTCTCCGACAGCCGCTATGAGCCTTACATCAAGTGGGAAGATAAGGAAGCCAAGATCTTCCGGGTTGTGAACCCAAGTGGGCttgcccagctctggggcaaccACAAG AACCGGATGAACATGACATACGAGAAGATGTCACGAGCGCTCAGACATTACTACAAACTCAACATCATCAGAAAGGAGCCAGGGCAGAAGCTGTTGTTCAG GTTTTTGAAGACTCCTGGGGAGATCATCCATGAGAAATCCAGtaagctggagcagctggagagcGAGGACCAGGAAGACTTGAAAGAAGACCCACTAGAGGTTTCACCCTAG
- the ETV7 gene encoding transcription factor ETV7 isoform X4, whose amino-acid sequence MRSQMDLLWWRHIQSKGRTRAGNSPCTDVFDLFSQGKAAISSPSSVITASIPAPLQARHPPTSEGEIFTLPGRLRIQPSLWSKDDVIHWLRWAETEFSLRPADESKFEMNGKALCILTKDDFRYRAPSSGTGCSAEAAPIAVSSCLGCAEQPMSCSYEGPLNLSYHSSEGSCRADAICSFPTTLSAPVDGRIADCRLLWDYVYQLLSDSRYEPYIKWEDKEAKIFRVVNPSGLAQLWGNHKNRMNMTYEKMSRALRHYYKLNIIRKEPGQKLLFRFLKTPGEIIHEKSSKLEQLESEDQEDLKEDPLEVSP is encoded by the exons ATGAGAAGCCAGATGGATTTACTGTGGTGGAGGCATATCCAAAGCAAAGGCAGGACCAGAGCTGGGAATTCCCCCTGCACTGATGTGTTTGATCTCTTTTCCCAGGGTAAAGCAGCCATCAGCTCTCCCAGCTCTGTTATCACAGCTTCGATACCAGCTCCACTCCAGGCCAGGCACCCACCCACCAGTGAGGGAGAGATCTTCACACTTCCAGGCAGGCTGA GAATCCAGCCCTCCCTGTGGAGCAAGGACGACGTGATCCACTGGCTAAGATGGGCTGAGACAGAGTTTTCCCTTCGGCCAGCTGATGAAAGCAAGTTTGAAATGAACGGCAAAGCCCTGTGCATCCTCACCAAGGATGACTTCAGATATCGAGCTCCGAGCTCAG ggACAGGCTGTAGTGCTGAGGCTGCTCCAATTGCTGTTTCCTCCTGCCTGGGTTGTGCAGAACAGCCCATGTCCTGCAGCTATGAAGGGCCACTGAACCTCTCCTATCACAGCTCAGAGGGCAGCTGCAGGGCAGATGCCATCTGCTCTTTTCCTACAACCCTGTCAGCCCCAGTGGATGGGAGAATTGCAG ACTGCAGGTTGCTGTGGGATTATGTGTACCAGCTCCTCTCCGACAGCCGCTATGAGCCTTACATCAAGTGGGAAGATAAGGAAGCCAAGATCTTCCGGGTTGTGAACCCAAGTGGGCttgcccagctctggggcaaccACAAG AACCGGATGAACATGACATACGAGAAGATGTCACGAGCGCTCAGACATTACTACAAACTCAACATCATCAGAAAGGAGCCAGGGCAGAAGCTGTTGTTCAG GTTTTTGAAGACTCCTGGGGAGATCATCCATGAGAAATCCAGtaagctggagcagctggagagcGAGGACCAGGAAGACTTGAAAGAAGACCCACTAGAGGTTTCACCCTAG
- the LOC115602263 gene encoding uncharacterized protein LOC115602263 isoform X1 — MSRGAEILMESNMQATAVEKPRWDAARQPSGKILSLDRQGAKKVLEIYVKRSLSCCENPKEPLQVRARGRGRKASGLQRSKSDFCKYSCAKHSPKKEQEDAPKALDLDEALDDDSKSPGEVSKEEPEPKRKSTKNSSQRTWFKTVLNFLFKKSPEDQKENVGQKTKEKDAKAAHSSKSEGAKRAAEHSSTSPLPGRASKRRPGLKKVFSFKKHTEEEKGETAAGARAKRPSCLPLRHVQAPATPADEDQPDGYYARVSEEIGLIVQGSESQGSRACGCEEPPRLASTDGVDEAIRRIVALLRSAGDELDRQVKEDARLQTFFRDMSYSSFKNLADAYVRKEMTTSRPDVNPEEIQFAFTVHLTARVAGICNQAVNRIMGFGTRYLEDSFAPLSYSRILQQNREELSRDNCESPD, encoded by the exons ATGTCCAGAGGGGCAGAAATACTGATGGAAAG CAACATGCAGGCTACGGCTGTGGAGAAGCCTCGGTGGGACGCGGCAAGGCAGCCATCAGGCAAGATCCTCTCGCTGGACAGGCAAGGGGCCAAGAAAGTGCTGGAGATCTACGTCAAGCGttccctgagctgctgtgaAAACCCAAAGGAACCACTTCAGGTGAGAGCCAGAGGGCGCGGGAGGAAGGCAAGTGGGCTGCAGCGGTCAAAAAGCGACTTCTGCAAGTATTCGTGCGCCAAACACAGCCCcaagaaggagcaggaggatgcaCCCAAAGCACTGGACCTGGATGAGGCTTTGGATGATGACAGCAAATCTCCCGGGGAGGTCTCTAAAGAGGAGCCAGAGCCCAagaggaaaagcacaaaaaacTCTTCCCAACGCACCTGGTTCAAAACTGTCCTAAATTTCCTCTTCAAGAAGAGTCCCGAGGACCAGAAGGAAAACGTGGGgcaaaaaacaaaggagaaagatgCCAAAGCTGCTCACAGCTCTAAATCAGAAGGGGCaaaaagagctgcagagcactCGAGCACGTCCCCATTGCCAGGCAGAGCCTCCAAGAGGAGACCTGGCCTCAAGAAGGTTTTCTCCTTCAAGAAGCACAcggaggaggagaagggagagacaGCAGCTGGGGCGAGGGCCAAGAGACCCAGTTGCCTTCCATTGCGGCACGTCCAGGCTCCAGCCACACCAG CAGACGAGGACCAGCCTGATGGTTACTACGCACGAGTCTCCGAAGAGATCGGGCTGATAGTGCAGGGCAGTGAGAGCCAGGGGAGCAGAGCATGTGGATGTGAGGAGCCGCCACGGCTGGCCAGCACCGATGGGGTCG ATGAAGCCATCCGGAGAATCGTCGCGCTGCTCCGGAGTGCAGGAGATGAGCTGGACAGGCAG GTGAAGGAAGATGCACGGCTACAGACGTTCTTCAGAGACATGTCCTACAGCTCCTTCAAGAACCTGGCTGATGCCTATGTCCGTAAGGAAATGACAACCAGCAGACCCGATGTCAACCCCGAAGAGATCCAGTTTGCCTTCACAGTGCACCTCACTGCCAGGGTGGCGGGCATCTGCAACCAGGCAGTGAACAGGATCATGGGCTTCGGCACCCGCTACCTGGAGGATTCCTTTGCACCCTTGTCCTACAGCAGAATTCTCCAG CAGAACAgagaagagctcagcagagATAACTGTGAGAGCCCGGACTGA
- the LOC115602263 gene encoding uncharacterized protein LOC115602263 isoform X2, with amino-acid sequence MSRGAEILMESNMQATAVEKPRWDAARQPSGKILSLDRQGAKKVLEIYVKRSLSCCENPKEPLQVRARGRGRKASGLQRSKSDFCKYSCAKHSPKKEQEDAPKALDLDEALDDDSKSPGEVSKEEPEPKRKSTKNSSQRTWFKTVLNFLFKKSPEDQKENVGQKTKEKDAKAAHSSKSEGAKRAAEHSSTSPLPGRASKRRPGLKKVFSFKKHTEEEKGETAAGARAKRPSCLPLRHVQAPATPADEDQPDGYYARVSEEIGLIVQGSESQGSRACGCEEPPRLASTDGVDEAIRRIVALLRSAGDELDRQVKEDARLQTFFRDMSYSSFKNLADAYVRKEMTTSRPDVNPEEIQFAFTVHLTARVAGICNQAVNRIMGFGTRYLEDSFAPLSYSRILQNREELSRDNCESPD; translated from the exons ATGTCCAGAGGGGCAGAAATACTGATGGAAAG CAACATGCAGGCTACGGCTGTGGAGAAGCCTCGGTGGGACGCGGCAAGGCAGCCATCAGGCAAGATCCTCTCGCTGGACAGGCAAGGGGCCAAGAAAGTGCTGGAGATCTACGTCAAGCGttccctgagctgctgtgaAAACCCAAAGGAACCACTTCAGGTGAGAGCCAGAGGGCGCGGGAGGAAGGCAAGTGGGCTGCAGCGGTCAAAAAGCGACTTCTGCAAGTATTCGTGCGCCAAACACAGCCCcaagaaggagcaggaggatgcaCCCAAAGCACTGGACCTGGATGAGGCTTTGGATGATGACAGCAAATCTCCCGGGGAGGTCTCTAAAGAGGAGCCAGAGCCCAagaggaaaagcacaaaaaacTCTTCCCAACGCACCTGGTTCAAAACTGTCCTAAATTTCCTCTTCAAGAAGAGTCCCGAGGACCAGAAGGAAAACGTGGGgcaaaaaacaaaggagaaagatgCCAAAGCTGCTCACAGCTCTAAATCAGAAGGGGCaaaaagagctgcagagcactCGAGCACGTCCCCATTGCCAGGCAGAGCCTCCAAGAGGAGACCTGGCCTCAAGAAGGTTTTCTCCTTCAAGAAGCACAcggaggaggagaagggagagacaGCAGCTGGGGCGAGGGCCAAGAGACCCAGTTGCCTTCCATTGCGGCACGTCCAGGCTCCAGCCACACCAG CAGACGAGGACCAGCCTGATGGTTACTACGCACGAGTCTCCGAAGAGATCGGGCTGATAGTGCAGGGCAGTGAGAGCCAGGGGAGCAGAGCATGTGGATGTGAGGAGCCGCCACGGCTGGCCAGCACCGATGGGGTCG ATGAAGCCATCCGGAGAATCGTCGCGCTGCTCCGGAGTGCAGGAGATGAGCTGGACAGGCAG GTGAAGGAAGATGCACGGCTACAGACGTTCTTCAGAGACATGTCCTACAGCTCCTTCAAGAACCTGGCTGATGCCTATGTCCGTAAGGAAATGACAACCAGCAGACCCGATGTCAACCCCGAAGAGATCCAGTTTGCCTTCACAGTGCACCTCACTGCCAGGGTGGCGGGCATCTGCAACCAGGCAGTGAACAGGATCATGGGCTTCGGCACCCGCTACCTGGAGGATTCCTTTGCACCCTTGTCCTACAGCAGAATTCTCCAG AACAgagaagagctcagcagagATAACTGTGAGAGCCCGGACTGA